In Esox lucius isolate fEsoLuc1 chromosome 6, fEsoLuc1.pri, whole genome shotgun sequence, the following proteins share a genomic window:
- the LOC105027562 gene encoding transmembrane protein 100 — MAHLFLPSKVFIPDEPTSKNAIKVPKSVLKMPTANLEKSNNNNTEKDRSIIVTTGPLINEGQLMAATGGAEISCYRCTVPFGVVVLIAGIVVTTVAYTFNSHGSTISVLGLFLLSSGLALLGSSAVCWRVRLGRKKDRRRESQTALMANHGLCVA; from the coding sequence ATGGCCCACCTTTTCCTACCCAGCAAAGTCTTCATTCCAGACGAGCCAACCAGCAAAAATGCCATAAAAGTTCCCAAAAGCGTTCTCAAAATGCCCACTGCCAACTTGGAGaaatccaacaacaacaacacagagaaagacCGTAGCATCATTGTGACGACAGGCCCATTAATAAATGAGGGGCAGCTGATGGCGGCGACCGGAGGGGCGGAGATCTCATGCTACCGATGCACTGTGCCGTTTGGTGTGGTGGTGCTCATCGCAGGGATTGTGGTAACGACTGTGGCATACACCTTCAACTCCCACGGCTCCACAATTTCGGTACTGGGGCTGTTTCTGCTGTCGTCCGGTCTGGCCCTTCTGGGATCCAGCGCTGTCTGCTGGAGAGTTCGGCTGGGGAGGAAGAAGGACCGGAGGAGGGAAAGCCAGACAGCACTTATGGCCAACCATGGACTCTGTGTGGCCTGA